One Candidatus Methylomirabilota bacterium genomic window, TCGACGTACCACTTGGTCGCCATCTCGCTGCCCACGGGCAGGAAGTTGACGACGACGTCCGTGCGGGTCTCGCGCAGAATGCCCGCGATGTCCACGGTGGGGCCGGGGGCCTTCGTGATCAGCTGGGACAGGTAGTGACCGAGCCCGTCGTGCGTCATGCCGCGCTGGACGGGGACGCCCAGATGCGGCACCTCCCCGAAGCGCACGGTATTGTTCGGCTTGGCCCAGATGGCCTGGGAGAGATCGAGCCCGACCTTGTTGACGTCCACGTCAAAGGCCGCGGAAAACTCGATGTCGCCGACGTGGTAGCCGGCGAGACGCGGCCGCATCAGCCCCGGGATGAAGCCGTCATCGGGGGCGTTCTTGTAGTAGTGGACGCCCTGCACGAGCGCCGAGGCGCAATTCCCGACTCCCACAATGGCGACGCGTACGGATCCCACGTGGACCTCCCGGGTGAGATGGATTGGACCGGCGTAGTTTACCATAGCCCGCTAACCCGCCCGGCGGTTCCAACTCAGCTCTCGCCTCGCGACGCCCGGAGGCCGCCGCTCAGCTCGAACGGCGTGCCCGGGCGCACCCGCACTATTCGCGAACGCGCGTACAGCATCCTGGCCTCCCCCTGGTCTACTCAGCCCTCGCCCCCTGCGGGGGCAAGGGAAAAATGAATCCCTCTCCCTCGGAGAGGGAGAGGGCTGGGTGAGGGTGGCGTTGTCTCGCGAATAGCTCGGGCTAGTCGATCACGGGAGCAGCCGGGCGTGTCTTGAACGCGGAGAGCACTGCCATGCCGATGAGGACCCAGGTCGCCTCGCGGAGCCGGCGGACGAGCGTGGTGACCAGCCCGAGCGCACCGCCCAGCCCAAAGGCCGCGAAGATCGCGGCATTGCCACCCTCGAGCGCGCCGAGCGAGCCGGGGATCATGAAGGTCACGAACTTGACCGCGGTGCCGAACGCTTCGAGCACGAGGGCCGTGGCGAGCGTGACCGGCTTGCCGAGCAGGCCAAGGATGACATAGATCTCGAGGCCACCCACGGCCCAGGCGAGCGCGTGCAGCAGGGCCGAGCCGGCGATCCCGGCGAGGCGCTCGCGGTAGAATCGCCCGAGCCAGCCGTCGATGCGCGCGAGCATCTCGCGGTGGCCCTCGATCCCGCGGAGTCCGAGTCGATCGAGCAGCCAGGCGCCCCCACTACCGAGCACGCCCGCCCTCTGCGCCAGCGCGAAGCCGCCGGCGCCCGCGATTTCCGCTGCGAGCAGGCCCGTCATGACGTAGAGGAGGCTCCGCGGCGGCTCGAGGGCGAGCGCGAGCACCAGTCCCCCCGCGAGGAAGAGGGCCTGACCGATTACAACGGTGGTCTTGTCCACGATGACCGAGGCGAGCCCTTCGTCCAGCGGGAGATGGTCCCGCACCAGATAGGCCTTGAGTGGCTCGCCGCCGAGGGCAGCCATGGGCGTGGCGAGGTTGACCGCCTCGCCGGCCAGACGTGCGCCGATGAGGACGGTGAAGGGCACTCCATTGCCGGCGAGCAGAATGCGCCAGCCGAGGCTATCGAGGATCACGGCCAGGCTGAAAGGCATGAGGACCAGGACGGCGAGCCACCAGCCCAGTCTGTGGATGGCTTCCCACACGCTCGCCGGTCCCAGATCCCACACGAGCCACCCGATGAAGACCGCCCCCGCCAGGAGCAGGAGCACCCGCCTCCACCGTCCGGTCATCGTGCCGCGCGCGAACGACGGAGACGGCGCGCGCAGGTCACGGCGGGGTCGTCAGGGAGCGCTGCCCAGGGCACGGCGGAACCGGTCGCGGATCTCCTCGGGCGGGTAGGGAATCCTCGGTGCCGGCTTTTCCTCCGCAGTCACGCGCGCGAGGATGAAGCTCGGGCCTTCGCTCCGAAGCGCCTCGGTCAGCGCATCCGAGATGCCGCGCGCGGTGGCGACGCAGATGGCCCTCGCGTATCCCGCCGCCGCCGCCACCGCATCGAGACGCGTGGCCTGCCCGGGCGAGGGCTGTCCGCCCGTGGAGCCGTACACGCCATTGTCGAAGACGATGTGAACGAAGCGACGGGGGCGGCCCTGTCGCCCGGCATCGCCGATCATGGGCAGGATGCCCAGGTTCATGAGGAGATTGCCGTCGCCGTCGAAGACGACAATCGTGCGGTCGTCCCGGGCCAGGGCCGCCCCCAGCCCTATGGACGAGGCCAGGCCCATGGATCCGATCATGTAGAAG contains:
- a CDS encoding lysylphosphatidylglycerol synthase domain-containing protein, encoding MTGRWRRVLLLLAGAVFIGWLVWDLGPASVWEAIHRLGWWLAVLVLMPFSLAVILDSLGWRILLAGNGVPFTVLIGARLAGEAVNLATPMAALGGEPLKAYLVRDHLPLDEGLASVIVDKTTVVIGQALFLAGGLVLALALEPPRSLLYVMTGLLAAEIAGAGGFALAQRAGVLGSGGAWLLDRLGLRGIEGHREMLARIDGWLGRFYRERLAGIAGSALLHALAWAVGGLEIYVILGLLGKPVTLATALVLEAFGTAVKFVTFMIPGSLGALEGGNAAIFAAFGLGGALGLVTTLVRRLREATWVLIGMAVLSAFKTRPAAPVID